One Acinetobacter pullicarnis genomic region harbors:
- the cydP gene encoding cytochrome oxidase putative small subunit CydP, translating to MSLAPKDFNLRFKREITIILIIKVVILLIIKNIWFDAPTIPKNFDNQVAERIAGSPSHIKETR from the coding sequence ATGAGCTTAGCGCCGAAAGATTTTAATCTTAGATTTAAACGCGAGATAACGATCATATTAATTATTAAGGTCGTTATTTTATTAATTATCAAAAATATCTGGTTTGATGCGCCTACTATTCCTAAGAATTTTGACAACCAAGTTGCCGAGCGTATTGCTGGCAGTCCTTCCCACATTAAGGAGACACGTTGA